A stretch of the Phycisphaerales bacterium genome encodes the following:
- a CDS encoding metallophosphoesterase encodes MSESKKERQRKGKYRRAKIRHLLFTIGPNRLSGGRMIRRHLSQDVTVREVEIASPLWPAAFDGLRIGHVTDFHLGDLLPVERAIEIVDLLKAQSPDLIACTGDVVDLHNDMAPPLLEALANANAPMGAYLVLGNHDELHDADRLAQMARDAGIVVLRDEAVEIHRGDGRLTVAGVDWGRTAKICAQKVEMTCGQSTDLLLSHNPKGFKQAATLGIPLTLSGHTHGGQVALREKPNTNLALGHRHSAGIFGHGHSHLYVSVGVGAWFPLRVNCPAEIAMITMRNAVDHLDPHYGDKT; translated from the coding sequence ATGTCGGAATCAAAAAAAGAACGTCAACGAAAGGGGAAGTACCGGAGAGCTAAAATCCGGCATTTACTCTTTACCATTGGTCCAAATCGGCTCAGCGGCGGCCGAATGATCCGGCGTCATCTAAGCCAAGACGTGACTGTAAGAGAAGTCGAAATTGCTTCGCCACTTTGGCCGGCAGCCTTCGATGGTCTTCGCATTGGCCATGTCACTGACTTTCATCTTGGTGATCTTTTGCCTGTTGAGCGAGCTATTGAAATTGTTGATCTGCTTAAGGCGCAGAGTCCAGATCTTATTGCTTGTACAGGAGATGTTGTAGATCTTCACAACGACATGGCCCCGCCTTTGCTTGAGGCTCTTGCGAATGCAAATGCACCAATGGGCGCCTATCTTGTACTCGGAAATCATGATGAATTACATGATGCTGATCGACTTGCTCAAATGGCGCGCGATGCTGGCATCGTTGTGTTACGCGATGAAGCCGTTGAGATTCACCGAGGCGACGGACGCTTAACGGTGGCAGGTGTCGACTGGGGGCGTACCGCCAAGATCTGTGCCCAAAAAGTTGAGATGACCTGTGGCCAATCGACTGATTTATTACTCTCTCACAATCCCAAAGGATTCAAACAGGCGGCAACGCTGGGTATTCCACTGACGTTATCTGGCCACACCCACGGCGGACAGGTCGCCTTGCGAGAAAAACCCAATACCAATCTTGCGCTGGGACATCGTCACTCTGCGGGTATTTTCGGGCATGGTCATAGTCATCTTTATGTCTCTGTAGGCGTCGGCGCTTGGTTTCCATTGCGCGTCAATTGCCCCGCTGAGATCGCCATGATCACCATGCGCAATGCCGTCGATCATCTCGATCCACACTACGGCGACAAAACGTAA
- the arfB gene encoding alternative ribosome rescue aminoacyl-tRNA hydrolase ArfB, translated as MATEQSGNIRLSPRASVARTAIRFVTSRSSGPGGQNVNKVSSRVQMFVPINAIVGLDEKARERLRKLAGKKLTSEEELLLVSETSRSQQTNKEACFERLAEMVLKAEVAPKKRRPTKPTRGSIERRLQSKQKQSDRKNDRRSNRNPHDD; from the coding sequence ATGGCCACAGAGCAGTCGGGCAATATCCGCCTTTCACCGCGCGCAAGCGTAGCGAGAACGGCTATTCGTTTCGTCACTTCACGCTCAAGTGGGCCGGGCGGCCAAAATGTAAACAAAGTGAGTTCAAGGGTGCAGATGTTTGTGCCAATCAACGCCATTGTTGGTCTCGATGAAAAAGCGAGGGAGCGATTGCGAAAGCTCGCGGGGAAAAAGTTGACCAGTGAAGAAGAGTTGTTGTTGGTCTCTGAAACATCCAGGTCACAGCAGACAAACAAGGAGGCTTGTTTTGAGCGACTTGCAGAGATGGTGCTCAAGGCGGAGGTTGCACCAAAGAAGCGAAGGCCAACCAAGCCAACCAGGGGTTCCATAGAGCGGCGACTGCAATCGAAACAGAAACAAAGCGATCGAAAAAACGATCGGCGTTCAAATCGTAACCCACACGATGATTAG
- the purM gene encoding phosphoribosylformylglycinamidine cyclo-ligase has protein sequence MYLAPLELPILGRADRAAKRRYNTTMSTTDAKDQKKPQGLTYAQAGVDIAAGDKVVDLIKSTLRRTHGPRVISQHGGFAGLFRLDYDERLFKRNYKEPVLVACTDGVGTKVKLAAELKSYKTIGIDCVAMNVNDLIVQGAEPLFFLDYLGLNKTDPELTAELIKGIGHGCEISDCALLGGECAEMPDIYQKGDFDMAGFCVGVVELSRAVDPMRVQKGDVIIGLSSDGIHSNGYTLVRQIIKHAQLDLSSKPEALAASGDTGTLGQAILKPTRIYVRPIVRLLNRYRVKRVISGMAHITGGGLPGNVNRILSPNIDAKIDTSTWTVPPLFDLLEEAGNVDRDEMYHVFNMGIGYVLVVRPSFATSVVNQLQRYGEKPTVIGEIVSGTGQVQLV, from the coding sequence ATGTATCTGGCCCCCCTGGAGCTGCCAATCTTGGGCCGGGCAGATCGCGCGGCCAAGCGGCGATACAATACAACGATGTCCACTACCGATGCGAAGGACCAAAAAAAGCCTCAGGGCCTGACTTATGCCCAAGCCGGGGTTGATATCGCTGCTGGCGACAAGGTTGTCGACCTGATTAAGTCAACACTCAGACGCACACATGGGCCACGGGTGATCTCTCAGCACGGTGGATTTGCCGGATTATTCCGTCTTGATTATGACGAGCGACTGTTCAAGCGCAACTACAAAGAGCCCGTCTTGGTTGCCTGCACTGATGGCGTCGGGACGAAGGTCAAATTGGCCGCTGAGCTCAAATCCTATAAGACCATTGGCATCGACTGTGTTGCCATGAACGTCAACGATCTCATCGTGCAAGGCGCAGAGCCACTTTTCTTTCTGGACTATTTGGGACTCAATAAAACTGACCCGGAACTCACTGCAGAGTTGATTAAGGGCATCGGGCATGGATGTGAAATTAGTGATTGTGCGCTGCTTGGCGGTGAGTGCGCTGAGATGCCTGACATCTACCAAAAAGGTGATTTCGACATGGCCGGCTTCTGTGTCGGTGTCGTCGAACTCTCTCGAGCTGTTGATCCGATGCGGGTGCAAAAGGGTGATGTCATCATCGGACTTTCAAGTGATGGCATTCATTCAAATGGTTACACGCTGGTACGACAGATCATTAAGCACGCGCAACTCGATCTGAGTAGTAAGCCCGAAGCTCTCGCAGCTAGCGGTGACACAGGAACTCTTGGCCAAGCCATACTGAAACCAACACGGATCTATGTCCGACCAATTGTTCGTCTTCTGAACCGCTACCGGGTCAAGCGTGTGATCAGTGGCATGGCACACATTACTGGCGGTGGCCTGCCTGGTAATGTGAACCGCATTCTCTCTCCGAACATTGACGCCAAGATTGATACTTCAACTTGGACCGTTCCACCCTTATTTGACCTGCTTGAAGAGGCCGGCAATGTTGATCGAGATGAGATGTATCACGTATTTAATATGGGCATTGGGTATGTGTTGGTTGTCCGACCTTCGTTTGCAACATCCGTGGTCAATCAACTTCAGCGATACGGCGAGAAACCAACCGTTATTGGCGAGATCGTCAGTGGCACGGGCCAGGTCCAACTCGTTTAG
- the sucD gene encoding succinate--CoA ligase subunit alpha: MSILVNGSTKVICQGITGAFGAFHTKGCLEYGTQMVGGVTPGKGGTSDPNGLPIFDTVRDAVEATGASATMIFVPPPFAADAILEAADAGISVICAITEGIPTQDMIRVHGMLPGYPGSVLIGPNCPGVITPGIRQSGEGSSATFSGGCKIGIMPGYINLNKADASTGKAVGIISRSGTLTYEAVWQTSVLGIGQTTCVGIGGDPVKGLNFIDLLSMFEEDPDTDGVVMIGEIGGTDEVDAGRWVHEHMSKPVAAFIAGRTAPKGKRMGHAGAIIGGADDTAQAKMEALAGFGVHVSESPAEMGSRIAQAMGLEIASASA, from the coding sequence ATGTCAATCCTGGTTAACGGTTCAACAAAAGTCATTTGTCAGGGAATCACCGGTGCTTTTGGTGCTTTCCATACCAAGGGTTGCCTGGAATATGGCACCCAGATGGTTGGTGGTGTGACACCTGGCAAGGGCGGTACCTCAGATCCCAATGGCCTGCCGATCTTCGACACGGTTCGTGATGCGGTCGAGGCAACTGGTGCGTCAGCAACAATGATCTTTGTGCCCCCACCATTTGCAGCCGATGCCATCCTTGAAGCTGCGGATGCGGGCATCAGTGTCATCTGTGCCATCACCGAGGGTATTCCCACACAAGACATGATTCGGGTTCATGGCATGTTGCCAGGTTATCCTGGCAGCGTTCTCATTGGGCCCAACTGCCCGGGTGTGATTACGCCTGGCATCCGTCAATCTGGTGAGGGCTCTTCAGCAACATTCTCAGGTGGGTGCAAAATCGGCATCATGCCTGGTTATATCAATCTCAACAAAGCTGATGCGAGCACAGGCAAAGCAGTCGGCATCATCAGCCGCTCTGGAACATTGACCTATGAGGCAGTTTGGCAAACCTCGGTTTTGGGTATTGGCCAGACCACTTGTGTGGGGATCGGTGGTGATCCGGTCAAAGGCCTGAACTTCATCGACCTCCTGTCTATGTTTGAGGAGGATCCAGACACCGATGGCGTGGTCATGATTGGCGAGATTGGTGGTACAGATGAGGTTGATGCTGGCCGTTGGGTTCATGAGCACATGTCAAAGCCAGTCGCCGCCTTTATTGCTGGTCGTACGGCCCCTAAGGGCAAGCGAATGGGGCATGCAGGTGCGATCATTGGTGGTGCTGATGACACCGCCCAAGCAAAGATGGAGGCGCTTGCTGGTTTTGGCGTCCATGTCAGTGAATCGCCGGCGGAGATGGGTAGCAGGATCGCCCAAGCGATGGGTCTTGAGATTGCTTCAGCGAGTGCGTGA